In the genome of Acidimicrobiales bacterium, the window CGATCTCGCCCATCCTCTCGATGCTCGTCGTGTGGGCCGGCTATCTGATGTGGAAAGACCCCCGTCCGCGCCGTGCCGCCGTCCTCGGAGTCACGATCGGTTTAGCGGCGCTCGCCAGGGACGAACTGCTGCTGCTCGCAGTACTGGTGCTCCTGCCCGTCGCGCTGCTCGCGCGTGAACGAACCGTGCGCGAGAGGATCAAGCTTGTGGTCGTCGGTACCGCATGCACCGTCGTGGTCATAGCGCCGTGGATCGGGTTCAACCTGAGTCGTTTCTCGCATCCCGTGCTCATATCCGACCGGTTCGGGCTGACCGTCGCGGCATCCAACTGCGACTCCAGTTGGAACGGTCCGCTGCGCGGCTACTGGTCCATGCCCTGCGCGCTCCAGTCAGCTGTCGGTGTGCGAGGCGACGAATCAGCGGTCGACCCGGTAGCACTCCGAAAGGGCTTGCACTACGCGGCGGGCCATCTCGGTGGGTTGCCTTCGATCGAGCTGGCCAGGCTCGGCAGGACGTTCGCGTTCTACCGGCCGGTGCAGCAGATCAACGTCGACAGCTTCGTCGAAAGTCGACCGCGGTTGTGGGCGTTCGTCGGGTTGGGGATGTTCTACGGGTTCGCGGCGGGAGCGATAGCCGGCGCAGTCCTGCTCAAGCGGCGCGGCGTTCCCGTCTTTCCCATGATCGCGGT includes:
- a CDS encoding glycosyltransferase family 39 protein, with product MIVDTAPAGTAEHPVAARSRSWQIGIAAAFALGLAIRLASVLLRPHLAVGGDPLEYVGQANLLVQGKGWIEPMLYHHGVTAQTAKLPPLFTLLMAVCSLAGFKSFFAHRIWSAILGSAAVPVAALLGREVSGRKVGFLAAVLVAVYPNMWMSDGLVMSETISPILSMLVVWAGYLMWKDPRPRRAAVLGVTIGLAALARDELLLLAVLVLLPVALLARERTVRERIKLVVVGTACTVVVIAPWIGFNLSRFSHPVLISDRFGLTVAASNCDSSWNGPLRGYWSMPCALQSAVGVRGDESAVDPVALRKGLHYAAGHLGGLPSIELARLGRTFAFYRPVQQINVDSFVESRPRLWAFVGLGMFYGFAAGAIAGAVLLKRRGVPVFPMIAVGVDVVAAVLLTYGQTRFRASLEPLLVILTSVAVVALISREPSSIPAPSDPT